One region of Thiorhodovibrio frisius genomic DNA includes:
- the traC gene encoding type IV secretion system protein TraC — translation MTHPARQFQGERAANLFSPLAFAPDCNLFQHDDQTLGYGFLCTPLAGADSSYAERLSVLLNQDWPAGTQMQVALWSTPDIDQALAVMLGLRLDLDPGVLREATQERAQFLRTGVSDPIIPGTEVRVRDLRVFVGVKVPIAAMLPNAAEIAHTNEHRAETEQMLSTAGLRPQPLTAEDYVRLLGTLLNWGEDASWRHRIAPECDPTRILREQLLDYDHGLEVDADGLTLGETRVQVLSCKRYPDQVHFGLAARYLGDPLSGTRGIRHNALVTLNLYFPDQERLRSRMKGQRQWATNTAYGPLAKFMPELVSRKQGFDALFAALDQGDRPVQCYLSLVLFSSPAEAAAVASNAITYWRELGFQLMRDRFFVLPLFLQALPFGMDRRAIRDMMRYRTLAARHAVTLLPVFGDWKGTPTPVVNLLSRSGQLMNLSLFDSTSNYNAVVAASSGAGKSFFTNELIASSLSAGARCWIVDVGRSYQKLCEALGGQFIAFQADSDLCINPFELVQRWEEEADVVLAIITAMAAPTEPLGDYRTAGLKRVLKQVWDALGPKMTVDAIADALLREDDPRVQDIGRQLFAFTSQGEYGRFFNGTNSIRFTAPLVVLELEELKSRRHLQQVVLLQLIYQIQQAMYLGERGQQKLVVIDEAWDLLTQGDVGRFIESGYRRFRKYGGAAVTVTQSLADLYANPVGRAIAENSANTFLLAQPSQNIDQLAQEKRLPIPVEAAELLKTVHTVPGAYSEIFCLTTMGGGIGRLVVDPFRRLLYSTAPQDVAALESLRQQGLDVVGAIRRLLWERGHG, via the coding sequence ATGACCCATCCCGCCCGTCAGTTTCAGGGCGAGCGCGCGGCGAACTTGTTCAGCCCGCTCGCCTTCGCCCCCGATTGCAATCTGTTCCAACACGACGACCAGACCCTGGGGTATGGCTTTCTCTGTACCCCCCTGGCCGGTGCTGATTCATCCTATGCCGAGCGTCTCTCGGTCCTGCTGAACCAGGACTGGCCCGCCGGCACCCAGATGCAGGTCGCCCTCTGGTCCACCCCGGATATCGACCAAGCCCTGGCCGTCATGCTCGGACTGCGCCTGGATCTGGACCCTGGCGTCCTGCGCGAAGCCACCCAGGAGCGCGCCCAGTTCCTGCGCACCGGGGTGAGCGACCCCATCATCCCCGGCACCGAGGTGCGGGTGCGCGATCTGCGGGTCTTCGTCGGGGTGAAAGTGCCCATCGCCGCCATGCTGCCCAACGCGGCCGAGATCGCCCATACCAATGAGCATCGCGCCGAGACCGAGCAGATGCTCAGCACCGCCGGGCTGCGTCCGCAGCCGCTGACCGCCGAGGACTATGTCAGGTTGCTCGGCACACTGCTCAACTGGGGCGAGGACGCCTCCTGGCGCCATCGCATCGCCCCGGAGTGCGACCCGACGCGGATTCTGCGCGAACAGTTGCTGGATTACGACCATGGCCTAGAGGTCGACGCTGATGGCCTAACCCTCGGGGAGACTCGCGTGCAGGTGCTCTCCTGCAAACGCTACCCGGACCAGGTCCACTTCGGCCTGGCGGCGCGCTATCTGGGTGATCCCCTGTCCGGCACCCGGGGTATTCGCCACAACGCCCTGGTCACCCTGAATCTGTATTTCCCTGACCAGGAACGCCTGCGCAGCCGCATGAAAGGGCAGCGCCAGTGGGCGACCAATACCGCCTATGGGCCATTGGCCAAGTTCATGCCGGAACTGGTCTCGCGCAAGCAGGGGTTCGATGCGCTCTTTGCCGCCCTGGACCAGGGTGACCGGCCCGTGCAGTGCTATCTGAGCCTGGTGCTGTTTTCCAGTCCCGCCGAGGCGGCAGCGGTCGCTTCCAATGCGATTACCTACTGGCGCGAGCTTGGCTTTCAGTTGATGCGCGATCGGTTCTTCGTGCTGCCCTTGTTTCTGCAAGCCTTGCCCTTCGGCATGGACCGTCGGGCCATCCGCGACATGATGCGCTATCGCACCCTGGCCGCACGGCATGCGGTGACATTGTTGCCGGTCTTCGGTGACTGGAAAGGCACGCCAACCCCGGTAGTCAATCTGCTCTCGCGCAGCGGGCAGCTGATGAATCTGTCGCTGTTTGACTCCACCAGCAACTACAACGCCGTGGTCGCGGCCAGCTCAGGGGCGGGCAAGAGCTTCTTCACCAATGAGCTGATTGCCTCTTCCCTCAGCGCCGGGGCGCGCTGCTGGATTGTCGATGTCGGGCGCAGTTATCAAAAACTCTGTGAAGCCCTGGGCGGGCAGTTCATCGCCTTCCAGGCGGATTCGGATCTCTGCATCAATCCCTTCGAGCTAGTGCAGCGCTGGGAGGAGGAAGCCGACGTGGTGCTGGCGATCATCACCGCCATGGCCGCACCGACCGAGCCGCTGGGGGACTATCGCACCGCCGGGCTCAAGCGGGTGCTCAAGCAGGTCTGGGATGCGCTGGGTCCGAAGATGACGGTGGATGCCATCGCCGATGCCTTGCTCCGGGAAGACGATCCCCGGGTGCAGGATATTGGCCGCCAGCTCTTTGCCTTTACCAGTCAGGGCGAGTATGGGCGCTTCTTCAATGGCACGAACAGCATCCGCTTCACCGCGCCGCTGGTGGTGCTGGAACTGGAGGAGCTGAAAAGCCGGAGACATCTGCAACAGGTGGTCCTGCTCCAGCTGATCTACCAGATCCAGCAGGCCATGTACCTCGGCGAGCGCGGCCAGCAGAAGTTGGTGGTGATCGACGAGGCCTGGGACTTGCTCACCCAGGGCGATGTCGGGCGCTTTATCGAATCGGGCTACCGGCGCTTCCGCAAATACGGCGGCGCGGCGGTGACGGTCACCCAGTCACTGGCGGACCTCTATGCCAACCCGGTCGGACGGGCGATTGCCGAGAACAGTGCCAATACCTTTCTGCTCGCCCAGCCTTCGCAGAACATCGACCAGTTGGCGCAAGAGAAACGGCTGCCGATTCCGGTCGAGGCAGCTGAACTGCTCAAGACGGTCCATACAGTCCCGGGGGCTTACTCGGAAATCTTCTGCCTGACCACCATGGGCGGCGGCATCGGCCGGCTGGTGGTCGATCCGTTCCGGCGGCTGCTTTACAGCACGGCGCCGCAGGATGTGGCGGCCTTGGAGAGCTTGAGACAGCAAGGGCTGGATGTGGTCGGCGCCATCCGCCGGCTGCTGTGGGAGCGTGGGCATGGGTGA
- a CDS encoding RRXRR domain-containing protein — translation MNSPPVSIPEFSEAIPTMRHQRGPRRRPSAVAVLDDQGRFLAPCKPARARQLITCGRAWLLSAEPPRIQLTYKPQQEAPDQP, via the coding sequence ATGAATTCACCGCCCGTTTCAATCCCCGAATTCAGCGAGGCCATTCCCACCATGCGACACCAACGAGGACCCAGACGCCGGCCATCGGCCGTGGCGGTGCTGGATGACCAAGGCCGCTTTCTCGCCCCCTGCAAACCCGCCCGCGCTCGTCAGCTGATCACCTGCGGCCGCGCCTGGCTGCTGAGCGCGGAGCCGCCGCGGATTCAATTGACCTATAAGCCCCAGCAAGAGGCCCCCGACCAGCCATGA
- the traA gene encoding TraA family conjugative transfer protein, whose product MTKVANQNQTQTATPSLSSRPLLHAALLGAPLLVLLLPDTALAGAGGTEFQATYDMLIGWMTGLLGRIIAVAFIIVGLIAGVARQSIMSFAIGIAAGLGLFMAPDIVDAVVSATLPIV is encoded by the coding sequence ATGACCAAGGTAGCAAACCAAAACCAAACCCAAACCGCCACCCCATCCCTGTCTTCGCGCCCACTGCTGCACGCCGCCCTGCTCGGCGCGCCGCTGCTGGTGCTCTTGTTACCAGACACCGCGCTGGCCGGCGCCGGCGGCACCGAGTTCCAGGCCACCTACGACATGCTGATCGGCTGGATGACCGGTCTGCTCGGCCGGATCATCGCGGTGGCCTTCATCATCGTCGGGCTGATCGCCGGTGTCGCACGCCAGTCGATCATGTCCTTTGCCATCGGCATCGCCGCCGGGCTGGGGCTGTTCATGGCCCCCGACATCGTCGATGCGGTGGTCTCCGCCACCCTGCCCATCGTCTGA
- a CDS encoding DUF1845 domain-containing protein yields the protein MAQVSQTNKHSFSKPVLDQTVTIHSQNAQYVLQRGRSFVLVVRALYAISVVLRIIGDDDDMDQIEALVSERIGAVAQRLTDEQARLKQLADGEGGVPVPRYTNPREVTLQLSSPALAQYLRLIVRLDQTLMLLDGLWFAGLISNKQRKDLTHDLRRLVYGLGRELIDLERRARDSAVRRGQADALEEADGDANGANLVSGSLVDVDDDAKEAAARDSDGDADSTSADDTSAYASDDATHITSDD from the coding sequence ATGGCCCAGGTCTCACAGACGAACAAGCACTCCTTCTCCAAACCGGTTCTCGATCAAACCGTCACCATTCACAGCCAGAACGCGCAGTATGTTTTGCAGCGCGGACGCTCCTTTGTTCTGGTGGTGCGCGCGCTCTATGCCATCTCGGTGGTACTGCGCATCATAGGCGACGATGACGACATGGACCAGATTGAGGCCCTGGTCTCCGAGCGCATCGGGGCGGTCGCGCAGCGACTGACCGACGAGCAGGCGCGGCTGAAGCAGCTCGCCGATGGCGAGGGCGGCGTGCCCGTCCCCCGCTACACCAACCCGCGCGAAGTGACCCTGCAGCTGTCCTCCCCGGCGCTGGCGCAATATCTGCGGTTGATTGTGCGTCTGGATCAGACGCTCATGCTGCTCGATGGGCTATGGTTCGCGGGGCTGATCTCCAACAAGCAGCGCAAGGATTTGACCCATGACTTGCGCAGGCTGGTCTATGGGCTGGGGCGGGAACTGATTGATCTAGAGCGGCGAGCGCGTGACTCGGCGGTGCGGCGCGGACAGGCGGACGCGCTTGAAGAAGCCGATGGCGACGCGAACGGGGCGAATTTGGTCTCCGGGTCCTTGGTGGACGTCGATGATGACGCCAAGGAGGCGGCTGCCAGGGACAGTGACGGCGATGCCGACAGCACCAGTGCTGACGATACGTCAGCGTACGCCAGCGACGATGCTACGCACATCACCAGCGACGACTGA
- the traN gene encoding conjugal transfer mating pair stabilization protein TraN — translation MESRSSQQARPRSPAYRLLATVVSLAVAWTPWALVWGDELADLGREGQAFGSAQSAGFVVPELHGGALALPGHDALAIEGLFPGASAGSAADFSAFYGNAAGLGAQGQAVQADLLQTDSAHGSAFDSLHGSFGVSDIDLRQDALWSQSDTLLSDMAGMTETFTDCAVESQFATGTRTVHLPEIETCQVVEQGGSCLIRHAYTLPPAETSVSVSGEAALNSCGNGCLEVVFDVAGTDPEPSCPTCGFPSPRTFDFAITDPGRVERIGVSLTAGDADFGAICGADCTLTAREQSWEVTFPGYHDADSSQMLGDTITRQALSDRNLTTALRTGGQFHVTNAARVQTDAGQWSVAEGSVQIRVRINLTPLPLTDQGWDAAPACIHLAETMKPGGFCTGTATCSGAPPLDAAGCYSALGVRICPSDFAANPVPWLNPFCRELAIESECSGFNSGPMSCWTDPQGETHCPYNPGDIADDCATLAGDPRCQFQESVCVEGARDSHGLCYVTESRYDCGTDTDIPAIARQTEMACAGPVRCLGDDCLDLTYEQSDDFAEAAAALQAAEFVLLDSNCTAPGQCEVFAGEAAECKQAVGGVVDCCETPQGISQVDYIQLMFMVTKVDAAIMASESGSTLRGSWEVLRDPLVDSWDAVTDAFTTAANNLMGKTAASASEGAARLSLDAAKQAIMRQTVQWVANVFGDAAANALFVTSGGGPAVVGGSVQAGQLQLGGLLGTTLSWIMTAYMIYSVLMILIRIIWKCEQDEFELGAKRELRSCHYVGSYCKTDFLGLCIEKRKSYCCFNSPLARIINQQARAQTGHGWGSAKSPDCSGLSLQELESLDWERIDLSEWLAILAESGQYPTAANLDIETLTGTGSELSTGTRADAAERSVLRADGLDGGDIVHDAASTLREQINADLP, via the coding sequence TTGGAATCCCGTTCATCGCAACAAGCCCGTCCGCGCTCGCCAGCCTATCGCCTGCTGGCGACCGTTGTCAGTCTGGCCGTGGCCTGGACGCCCTGGGCTTTGGTCTGGGGTGATGAACTGGCTGATCTGGGGCGCGAGGGACAGGCGTTTGGGTCCGCACAAAGCGCTGGCTTCGTGGTGCCCGAACTCCATGGGGGCGCGCTGGCTTTGCCAGGTCATGATGCGCTCGCCATCGAAGGCCTGTTCCCCGGCGCCTCCGCCGGATCAGCGGCCGATTTCAGCGCCTTCTATGGCAACGCGGCGGGGCTCGGCGCCCAAGGGCAAGCGGTCCAGGCCGATCTGCTGCAGACCGATTCCGCCCATGGATCGGCCTTTGATAGCCTGCATGGAAGTTTCGGCGTCTCGGACATCGACCTGCGTCAGGATGCACTCTGGTCGCAAAGCGACACATTGCTCTCCGACATGGCCGGCATGACCGAGACCTTCACCGACTGCGCCGTTGAATCGCAGTTTGCCACCGGCACGCGCACGGTCCATCTCCCCGAGATCGAGACCTGTCAGGTGGTTGAGCAAGGGGGCTCTTGCCTAATCCGGCATGCCTATACATTACCGCCGGCGGAAACAAGCGTGTCCGTCTCCGGGGAGGCCGCGCTGAATTCCTGCGGCAATGGCTGTCTGGAGGTCGTTTTCGATGTCGCGGGCACCGATCCGGAACCCTCCTGTCCCACCTGCGGTTTTCCATCGCCACGGACCTTTGATTTCGCGATCACGGACCCCGGGCGCGTCGAGCGCATTGGCGTGTCGCTCACCGCCGGGGACGCGGATTTTGGCGCCATCTGCGGCGCGGATTGCACCCTCACCGCTAGGGAGCAGTCCTGGGAAGTGACCTTCCCCGGCTATCATGATGCCGACAGCAGCCAGATGCTCGGCGACACCATCACCCGACAAGCCCTGTCGGATCGAAACCTGACCACCGCCCTGCGCACCGGCGGCCAATTCCATGTCACTAACGCCGCGCGCGTCCAGACCGACGCCGGTCAGTGGTCCGTCGCTGAAGGCTCGGTCCAGATCCGCGTGCGGATCAATCTGACACCCCTGCCGCTGACCGACCAGGGCTGGGATGCCGCTCCCGCCTGCATCCACCTCGCCGAGACCATGAAACCGGGGGGATTCTGCACCGGCACGGCCACCTGCTCGGGCGCGCCGCCGCTGGATGCCGCCGGCTGCTACAGCGCGCTCGGCGTGCGCATTTGCCCCTCGGACTTCGCCGCCAATCCCGTCCCCTGGCTCAATCCGTTCTGCCGCGAACTGGCCATCGAATCGGAATGCTCGGGCTTCAATAGCGGCCCGATGTCCTGCTGGACCGATCCCCAGGGCGAGACGCACTGTCCCTATAACCCCGGCGACATCGCTGATGACTGCGCCACGCTGGCCGGTGATCCCCGTTGTCAGTTCCAGGAATCCGTCTGCGTCGAAGGCGCCCGCGATTCGCATGGCCTGTGCTATGTCACCGAGTCGCGCTACGACTGCGGTACCGACACCGATATTCCGGCCATCGCCCGCCAGACCGAGATGGCCTGCGCCGGCCCGGTGCGCTGTCTGGGGGATGATTGTCTGGACCTGACCTATGAGCAATCCGACGACTTCGCCGAAGCCGCCGCCGCGCTGCAAGCCGCGGAGTTTGTGCTGCTCGATTCCAACTGCACCGCGCCGGGTCAGTGCGAGGTGTTCGCGGGCGAGGCAGCCGAATGCAAGCAGGCCGTCGGCGGGGTGGTGGATTGCTGCGAGACGCCGCAGGGCATTTCCCAGGTCGACTATATTCAGCTGATGTTCATGGTGACCAAGGTCGATGCCGCCATCATGGCCTCGGAATCCGGCTCGACGCTGCGTGGCAGTTGGGAGGTACTGCGCGATCCGTTGGTGGATAGCTGGGATGCGGTGACCGATGCCTTCACCACGGCGGCCAACAATCTGATGGGCAAAACGGCGGCTTCAGCTAGCGAAGGGGCTGCCAGGCTGTCACTGGATGCCGCCAAACAGGCCATCATGCGCCAGACCGTGCAGTGGGTGGCGAACGTCTTCGGCGATGCTGCAGCCAATGCGCTCTTCGTCACCAGTGGTGGCGGCCCGGCGGTCGTCGGCGGCAGCGTGCAGGCCGGGCAGTTGCAGCTCGGCGGGCTCTTGGGCACCACCCTCAGCTGGATCATGACTGCCTATATGATCTACAGCGTCCTGATGATCCTGATCCGGATCATCTGGAAATGCGAGCAGGACGAGTTCGAGTTGGGCGCCAAGCGCGAACTGCGTTCCTGTCATTATGTCGGCAGTTACTGCAAAACGGATTTTCTGGGCCTGTGCATCGAGAAGCGCAAAAGCTACTGCTGCTTCAACAGCCCGCTGGCGCGCATCATCAACCAACAAGCACGGGCGCAGACCGGGCATGGCTGGGGTAGTGCGAAAAGCCCGGATTGCTCGGGGCTCAGCCTGCAAGAGCTGGAAAGCCTCGACTGGGAGCGGATCGATCTGTCCGAGTGGCTGGCGATCCTCGCCGAGTCCGGGCAGTATCCAACGGCGGCAAATCTAGATATCGAGACCCTGACCGGCACCGGCTCGGAGCTAAGCACCGGCACCCGTGCGGATGCGGCCGAGCGCAGTGTGCTGCGCGCCGATGGGCTCGATGGCGGCGACATCGTCCATGATGCTGCCAGTACCCTGCGCGAGCAGATCAACGCGGATCTGCCCTAA
- a CDS encoding thioredoxin domain-containing protein: MALTGPAALAAPPLPPDLADLSAPLDASIQLPGSGVQMLQLQDRVAFLSGNGRYAFTGDAWDLWHGEQLTSVRQAQVLASRVDLDRLGLDPADLGAISLGDQESNTKPVWVFIDPLCAACQELLERLAQTETPAHVIPLPLGGADSAQAARRLLCAPSPQAAQSALLDQTWSELPRPTSDCDTQPLVRALITARLLGIDSVPTLIAPDGRIQRGLPESLTTWLAGEQP, from the coding sequence TTGGCCCTGACCGGGCCGGCGGCACTTGCCGCGCCTCCACTTCCGCCTGATCTCGCCGATCTCTCAGCCCCGCTGGATGCGTCGATCCAGTTACCCGGCAGCGGTGTGCAGATGCTGCAACTACAAGACCGGGTCGCCTTTCTCAGCGGCAACGGCCGCTATGCCTTTACCGGCGATGCCTGGGATCTGTGGCATGGCGAACAGCTGACATCCGTCCGCCAGGCGCAGGTACTGGCCAGCCGAGTCGACTTGGATCGACTCGGGCTTGATCCAGCGGACCTGGGCGCTATCAGCCTCGGTGACCAGGAGTCCAACACCAAGCCCGTCTGGGTCTTCATCGATCCACTGTGCGCGGCCTGCCAGGAACTGCTTGAACGTCTCGCGCAGACCGAGACGCCCGCCCATGTCATCCCGCTGCCACTCGGCGGTGCGGACTCGGCCCAGGCCGCGCGGCGTTTGCTCTGCGCTCCATCTCCGCAAGCCGCCCAATCCGCGCTGCTGGATCAAACCTGGTCCGAGCTTCCCCGACCCACGTCCGACTGCGACACCCAACCCCTGGTCCGGGCGCTGATCACCGCGCGGCTGTTAGGAATCGATTCGGTCCCGACGCTGATCGCGCCAGACGGGCGCATCCAGCGCGGACTCCCGGAGAGCCTGACCACATGGCTGGCAGGAGAGCAGCCATGA
- a CDS encoding TraU family protein, which yields MNRSSLYLLAGLALLISVTAPTQAEDATCPDAELLSEKLITDVCWSCLFPVRIAGVPIGGGHIPAGATDQVVCVCPDPLGIPKPGFTIGMWEPARIIEMVRNPTCAPSLGGIRLPFGDVRLLGSGGNSEEDSSDTAFYNVHVYAFPLLVMLDLLYDDRCNPDGFSELDILHFSELDPTWNNSELAFFTHPEAAWLTSPPALAACLADGVSATAGTPLDELFWCAGTWGLLYPFAGAQPTLGSRPRATSLSATRTMAALHRRGFARRTMGDDALCKAPIAPFLPKSQYKFSMFYPLPEANSSHVIGESPFRWGIHRTYPGPGEDHLYILWRWQDCCATF from the coding sequence ATGAATCGCTCCTCCCTGTATCTTCTCGCTGGCCTTGCGCTGCTGATCAGCGTCACCGCTCCAACCCAAGCCGAGGACGCCACCTGCCCGGATGCCGAGCTGCTGAGCGAAAAGCTCATCACCGATGTCTGCTGGTCCTGTCTGTTTCCCGTGCGCATCGCCGGGGTGCCCATTGGCGGGGGCCACATTCCCGCTGGCGCGACCGATCAAGTGGTCTGCGTCTGTCCCGATCCGCTCGGCATCCCCAAGCCCGGTTTCACCATCGGGATGTGGGAACCTGCGCGCATCATCGAGATGGTGCGCAATCCCACCTGTGCCCCATCCCTGGGCGGCATCCGGCTGCCATTTGGTGATGTGCGCCTGCTCGGCAGCGGCGGAAACAGCGAGGAGGACAGCAGCGACACGGCCTTCTACAACGTCCATGTCTATGCTTTCCCGTTGCTGGTGATGCTCGACCTGCTCTATGACGACCGCTGCAACCCGGACGGCTTTAGCGAGCTGGATATCCTGCACTTCTCCGAACTGGACCCTACCTGGAACAACTCCGAACTGGCGTTCTTCACCCATCCCGAAGCGGCCTGGCTGACCTCGCCGCCGGCGCTGGCTGCCTGCCTGGCCGATGGCGTCTCCGCCACTGCCGGCACCCCGCTCGATGAGCTGTTCTGGTGCGCCGGCACCTGGGGCTTGTTGTATCCCTTCGCTGGAGCACAGCCGACGCTGGGCTCACGTCCGCGCGCCACCTCGCTGTCGGCCACCCGCACCATGGCGGCGCTGCATCGCCGGGGATTTGCCCGGCGCACCATGGGCGATGACGCCCTGTGCAAGGCCCCCATCGCGCCCTTTCTGCCCAAGAGCCAATACAAGTTTTCCATGTTCTACCCGCTGCCGGAAGCCAACAGCAGTCATGTGATTGGCGAGAGCCCGTTCCGCTGGGGTATCCATCGCACCTATCCGGGACCAGGAGAGGACCATCTTTACATTCTCTGGCGTTGGCAGGACTGCTGTGCGACCTTCTGA
- a CDS encoding TrbC family F-type conjugative pilus assembly protein — protein sequence MARRVGRLGLLTGGLTVVSQVWATNQEPSSPMDIDAKLQAIQAGANAILSHIDGQPLPAWLQQANERSSVFATDAETIAKRARTIIEEETGFCASGSESAENPPATITFTLFASRSLGDAQLRDIFLFASGQPETRILFRGIGEDESLLDFMATLKPLLQDIDPPPTVLLDPTPFREYDIESVPTLVATGPDGQELARVSGLASTTWLRAALDEDKTGDLGVRGPIREIAERDILELIHQRLARLDFKALGERAVARAFDRLPFEPLPTAGEDRERWIDPTVTAGADVHLPDGTLLVRAGDSVNPLDKVPFTQRLVIFDASDSRQLAFAQSLASDPSDKPTTFLLTGAHRKGGWNALTRVMEQLERRVYLLTPEMRERFSLDRVPAIVEAVGLQFRVQEVAMVGQVEPDIARSEME from the coding sequence ATGGCCAGACGGGTTGGAAGACTCGGGCTGCTGACCGGCGGATTGACCGTGGTCAGCCAGGTGTGGGCGACGAATCAGGAACCGTCCTCGCCTATGGACATCGACGCTAAACTCCAGGCGATTCAGGCCGGAGCCAACGCGATTTTGTCGCACATCGACGGCCAGCCGCTGCCGGCTTGGCTCCAACAGGCCAATGAGCGGTCCAGCGTCTTTGCCACGGACGCTGAAACCATCGCCAAGCGCGCCAGGACGATCATTGAGGAGGAAACCGGCTTTTGCGCCAGCGGCTCAGAGTCCGCCGAGAACCCTCCCGCAACCATCACCTTCACCCTGTTCGCCTCGCGTTCTCTCGGCGATGCCCAGCTGCGGGACATCTTCCTGTTCGCCTCCGGCCAGCCCGAGACGCGCATTCTGTTTCGCGGAATCGGCGAGGACGAGTCGCTGCTGGACTTCATGGCGACGCTGAAGCCCTTGCTTCAGGACATCGACCCGCCGCCAACAGTCCTGCTCGATCCGACGCCCTTTCGGGAGTACGACATCGAATCTGTCCCGACCCTGGTCGCGACCGGACCCGATGGCCAGGAACTAGCGCGCGTGTCTGGCCTGGCCAGCACGACCTGGCTGCGGGCTGCCTTGGACGAGGACAAGACCGGCGATCTGGGCGTGCGCGGCCCCATTCGGGAAATCGCCGAGCGGGATATTCTGGAATTGATCCACCAGCGCCTGGCGCGCCTGGACTTCAAAGCCTTGGGCGAACGGGCGGTTGCTAGGGCCTTCGACCGGCTGCCGTTCGAGCCCCTGCCCACGGCAGGCGAAGATCGCGAGCGCTGGATCGATCCGACCGTCACGGCGGGGGCGGATGTGCATCTACCCGATGGCACGCTGCTGGTCCGAGCGGGGGATTCGGTCAATCCGCTGGACAAGGTTCCCTTCACCCAGCGTCTGGTCATCTTCGATGCGTCGGACAGCCGTCAACTCGCCTTCGCACAATCGCTCGCTAGCGATCCCTCCGACAAGCCCACCACCTTCTTGCTGACCGGCGCTCATCGCAAAGGCGGCTGGAACGCGCTGACCCGGGTGATGGAACAGCTCGAGCGCCGGGTTTATCTGCTGACCCCGGAGATGCGCGAACGCTTCTCCCTGGACAGGGTTCCCGCCATCGTCGAGGCAGTGGGACTGCAGTTCAGGGTGCAGGAAGTGGCGATGGTTGGGCAGGTCGAACCGGATATCGCCAGGAGCGAGATGGAATGA
- a CDS encoding conjugal transfer protein TraV, which produces MSIRALVLALLLVPTLALTGCAGGLGAKRYACEGLPSRPLCLSTAEIYALTDGDGPPPAERRLQQENAR; this is translated from the coding sequence ATGAGCATCCGCGCCTTAGTTCTGGCCCTCTTGCTTGTCCCGACCCTCGCACTGACCGGCTGCGCCGGCGGCCTCGGCGCCAAGCGCTACGCCTGCGAGGGACTGCCGAGCCGACCCTTGTGTCTGTCCACCGCCGAAATCTATGCCCTGACCGACGGTGATGGCCCACCACCGGCCGAGCGCCGCTTGCAACAGGAGAACGCCCGATGA
- a CDS encoding TraV family lipoprotein → MIRVRQSRHLALALVSAAALSGCMTPSPRPSEVSAPIIVAGQGVVLETRSNPTGSQRAHGFDAKHQQSNEPAAANADQAAASNTATESTPTPSRAPAQVLRIWIAPWEDSAGNLHGASHVFTEVVPRRWQLASATETATGAVLTPLQLEPRRVSSSEASRKP, encoded by the coding sequence ATGATCCGCGTCCGTCAATCTCGTCACCTTGCTCTGGCCTTAGTGTCCGCTGCCGCGCTGTCCGGCTGCATGACCCCGTCGCCACGTCCTTCCGAGGTATCTGCGCCGATCATCGTTGCGGGGCAAGGCGTGGTGCTCGAAACCCGCTCAAACCCCACCGGTTCGCAACGCGCGCACGGGTTCGACGCGAAGCATCAGCAATCCAACGAACCGGCAGCGGCAAACGCAGACCAGGCAGCGGCCAGCAACACAGCCACTGAATCCACCCCAACCCCCAGCCGCGCCCCGGCGCAAGTCCTGCGCATCTGGATCGCCCCCTGGGAGGACAGCGCCGGTAACCTCCATGGCGCCAGCCACGTCTTCACCGAAGTGGTGCCACGCCGCTGGCAGTTGGCCTCGGCCACCGAGACAGCGACCGGCGCCGTCCTGACACCCCTGCAGCTTGAACCGCGCCGGGTCTCGAGTTCCGAAGCCTCGCGCAAACCCTGA
- the lepB gene encoding signal peptidase I — protein MIGSALEAKSHPKLKPSREPWDRFAMKALLVLTAMLILIGYGCARYRIGIDDQVSQCLPPYRWYLIDTFDRQSIKRDQLRAFAATEVMAPYFRREQTIIKRVAGIPGDQVSVTAEGTSINGVMQPESDPALAKALGLSVADFLVGSLTIPEGFLWVMGATRDSFDSRYWRLLPQNQVIGRAYALF, from the coding sequence ATGATTGGGTCGGCGCTCGAAGCCAAGTCCCATCCCAAGCTCAAGCCCAGCCGGGAACCCTGGGACCGCTTTGCCATGAAAGCCCTGCTGGTGCTGACCGCCATGTTGATTCTCATTGGCTATGGCTGCGCGCGCTATCGCATCGGCATCGACGATCAGGTCAGCCAATGTCTGCCACCGTATCGTTGGTATTTGATCGATACCTTTGACCGGCAGTCCATCAAGCGCGATCAGCTCCGTGCCTTCGCGGCGACCGAGGTGATGGCGCCGTATTTCCGTCGCGAGCAGACGATCATCAAGCGGGTTGCCGGGATTCCGGGTGACCAGGTGTCGGTCACGGCAGAGGGAACGTCCATCAACGGCGTCATGCAGCCGGAGAGCGATCCGGCTTTGGCCAAGGCGCTGGGATTGTCCGTTGCGGATTTTCTGGTTGGGTCGCTCACCATTCCCGAGGGTTTTCTCTGGGTCATGGGCGCCACGCGCGACAGCTTCGACTCACGCTACTGGCGCTTGCTGCCGCAGAACCAGGTCATCGGGAGGGCGTATGCGCTGTTCTGA